A stretch of Ectothiorhodospiraceae bacterium BW-2 DNA encodes these proteins:
- a CDS encoding DUF1788 domain-containing protein → MSKIKRLIQSYSQHIAVPWREDAASAQRVIFCVYNENEERTLRAKTDEFELATRQSQHDWKLFDLTDSFAVWLASGRYAKSYFQKPHLLPTLLPKYLSYITDEFAQFLSQHGADQNSVVAIQGVGSLFGFLKIKDVVDQLAPMVQGRLLIFFPGSYENNNYRLLDGYDGWNYLAVPITADNAY, encoded by the coding sequence GTGAGCAAAATTAAACGGTTGATTCAATCCTACAGTCAACACATTGCAGTTCCCTGGCGTGAGGATGCCGCGTCCGCACAACGGGTGATTTTTTGTGTCTATAACGAAAATGAAGAGCGGACGCTCAGAGCAAAAACAGATGAGTTTGAGCTGGCCACCCGGCAATCGCAACACGACTGGAAACTGTTTGATCTTACCGATAGCTTCGCGGTTTGGCTGGCATCGGGTCGGTATGCCAAAAGCTATTTTCAAAAACCACACCTGTTACCGACCTTATTGCCAAAATACCTGAGCTACATTACCGATGAATTTGCCCAATTTCTCAGCCAGCATGGTGCGGATCAGAACTCGGTTGTGGCGATTCAGGGCGTCGGTTCGCTGTTCGGTTTTCTTAAAATTAAAGATGTGGTCGATCAACTCGCGCCGATGGTGCAGGGCCGGTTACTGATCTTTTTTCCCGGCAGTTACGAAAATAACAACTACCGTCTGTTAGATGGTTATGACGGCTGGAACTATCTCGCGGTGCCGATTACAGCGGATAATGCGTATTAA
- a CDS encoding transposase, with amino-acid sequence MSHSDYLVQELLMEVNVICYRREVWRRPDGSLAIGELPDDVKGHFGPTLKSYLLYQNHHGCMTQPRIHQQLTEIGFQLSTGQLSQLLTEGHDAFHEEALSVLQAGIDVCDYLQTDDTGARHDGKNGYCTVITNDLFTWFGSTESKSRINFLTLLQAGECRYVLNSEALTYMSGQKFPQKKQEQLKLGQTFTDRDSWHIHLRKVGITNQRHIRIVTEGALLGGLVDLGFDTNIALISDDAGQFNLFYHALCWIHAERVDELCRTKTSYMLMNNALSRLAANKTELFRVLERPDIPLHNNLSEREIREYVTRRKISGSTRSENGRRCRDTFTSLKKTCRKLGISFWDYLNDRISGANKLIPLADAIRNAAVANG; translated from the coding sequence GTGAGTCATAGCGACTATCTGGTTCAGGAGCTGTTGATGGAAGTCAATGTGATCTGCTATCGGCGCGAGGTGTGGCGTCGTCCGGATGGCTCATTGGCGATTGGCGAGTTGCCTGACGATGTTAAAGGTCATTTTGGCCCTACTCTCAAAAGCTATCTGCTCTACCAAAACCACCACGGCTGCATGACACAGCCACGAATTCACCAACAATTGACAGAAATAGGGTTCCAGCTTTCCACCGGACAACTGAGCCAGCTTTTAACCGAAGGGCATGACGCGTTTCATGAAGAAGCGCTTAGTGTGTTACAGGCTGGGATAGATGTCTGTGATTATCTGCAAACCGATGATACCGGTGCGAGGCACGATGGGAAAAATGGCTATTGCACGGTCATTACCAATGACCTGTTTACATGGTTCGGGAGTACAGAGAGTAAAAGTCGGATCAATTTTTTGACGCTGTTGCAGGCAGGCGAGTGTCGCTATGTCCTCAATTCTGAAGCGTTGACCTATATGAGCGGACAAAAATTCCCGCAGAAAAAACAAGAACAGCTGAAATTAGGTCAAACATTCACAGACCGCGACTCATGGCATATCCATCTGAGGAAAGTGGGAATCACAAACCAACGCCATATCCGGATAGTGACCGAAGGGGCTCTGCTCGGTGGGTTAGTCGATTTAGGATTTGATACGAATATCGCCCTGATAAGCGATGATGCCGGTCAGTTTAACCTGTTTTACCATGCGTTGTGTTGGATTCATGCCGAGCGGGTTGATGAGCTGTGTCGAACAAAAACCAGCTATATGTTGATGAACAACGCACTGAGCCGGCTAGCAGCGAATAAAACAGAGTTATTTCGGGTGTTAGAGCGCCCCGACATCCCCTTACACAACAACCTCAGTGAGCGAGAAATCCGGGAATATGTGACCCGACGAAAAATCAGCGGTTCAACCCGCAGCGAAAACGGGCGCCGCTGTCGGGATACTTTTACAAGCCTGAAGAAAACCTGCCGAAAACTCGGAATCTCGTTTTGGGATTATCTGAACGACAGGATATCTGGCGCCAATAAATTAATCCCGTTAGCTGATGCGATCAGAAATGCCGCTGTTGCTAACGGTTAA
- the cas3 gene encoding CRISPR-associated helicase Cas3', which translates to MTPVIAHYRKIDNSAQLLASHLQSVAQLGAAFGDKIDLAEMAELLGLLHDLGKYSAAFQAYLGSATGQIDPDADGWIDATHQKGKIDHSSAGAQWIWQQWQGYGELGKLAAQMIALCVASHHSGLIDCLTPEGDDNFNKRIQKEESKTHLNEVNAKIDAEIRQRLEQLSDKTVLNAFLTRLQSITQGRPPLQRDFYLGMVTRFLFSALIDADRQDSADFETPENRQFRVKDRPDWPIAIERFEAALQNWSATTPIDTIRQRISDNCYQRANGERGLYTLSVPTGGGKTLASLRFALHHAQQHQMDRIFYIIPYTSIIEQNATAIRELLEQEGDVTPWVLEHHSNLEPEHQTWHSKLSSENWSAPIVLTTMVQFLETLFAGGTRSARRLHQFANSVLIFDEIQTLPVKMVHLFCNALNFLLEQTQTTALLCTATQPLLQGLKHPDKGELKLNPANELAGDVGQLFDDLERIEFIDQRRMGGWQADEIAQLAQQQLREQGSTLVIVNTKGWAKTIYQLCCDGVDQESIYHLSTHQCAAHRKVILTTIKQRLADKLPVLLISTQLIEAGVDIDFASVIRFMAGLDSIAQAAGRCNRHGANPNHRGQVTIINPAEEPLEWLIDIRIGKESADRVMREFAANEWLKPKAISRYFDYYFYQRADEMSYRVDSDSLLSWLSCNDKNSGYQDKPKLQQSFMSAGKAFKAIDAPTEPLLVPYSEGEQIIAELCAVAKDFQPALYRKLLRSAQSYSVNLYANDWRRLSEAGAIYEITAGEGVYYLDSRHYSDEWGINDKAVEAMPFLGV; encoded by the coding sequence ATGACTCCTGTTATCGCACACTATCGAAAAATTGATAACTCAGCACAACTATTGGCTTCGCACCTGCAGAGTGTGGCGCAACTGGGTGCTGCATTCGGTGATAAAATCGATCTGGCTGAAATGGCAGAGTTGCTGGGATTATTGCATGATTTAGGTAAATATAGCGCCGCTTTTCAAGCCTATTTAGGTTCAGCGACCGGACAGATAGACCCCGATGCCGATGGTTGGATCGACGCAACCCATCAAAAAGGCAAAATTGACCACTCCAGCGCCGGAGCGCAGTGGATTTGGCAGCAGTGGCAAGGTTATGGTGAGTTGGGAAAACTAGCCGCGCAAATGATTGCACTCTGCGTCGCCTCCCACCACAGCGGCCTGATTGACTGTTTAACCCCTGAAGGAGACGATAACTTTAACAAACGGATCCAAAAAGAGGAGAGCAAAACCCATCTTAACGAAGTCAATGCAAAAATAGATGCGGAGATTCGTCAACGTTTGGAACAGTTGAGCGATAAAACGGTTCTTAACGCCTTTTTGACTCGATTACAATCGATCACTCAGGGTAGGCCACCCCTACAGCGTGACTTCTATCTTGGTATGGTCACCCGTTTTCTGTTTAGTGCTTTAATTGATGCGGATCGACAAGATAGTGCTGATTTTGAAACGCCCGAAAATCGCCAGTTTCGCGTCAAAGATCGACCCGACTGGCCTATTGCTATCGAACGATTTGAAGCTGCTCTGCAAAACTGGTCAGCAACAACACCAATAGATACGATTCGTCAACGCATATCCGATAACTGCTACCAACGGGCAAACGGTGAGCGAGGATTATATACTCTGTCGGTACCCACCGGTGGCGGTAAGACTTTAGCCAGCCTCCGTTTTGCACTGCATCATGCACAGCAGCATCAGATGGATCGGATTTTTTATATTATTCCCTACACCTCCATCATTGAACAAAATGCTACTGCGATTCGTGAACTACTGGAGCAGGAGGGCGATGTTACCCCATGGGTGTTAGAACACCATAGTAATCTTGAACCCGAGCATCAAACCTGGCATAGCAAACTAAGTAGTGAAAACTGGAGTGCGCCGATTGTGCTGACGACCATGGTGCAGTTTCTGGAGACCCTGTTTGCTGGCGGAACCCGTAGTGCGCGACGACTGCATCAATTCGCTAACAGCGTGCTGATTTTTGATGAGATTCAGACCTTGCCAGTCAAGATGGTTCATCTCTTCTGTAATGCACTTAATTTTTTATTGGAGCAGACCCAAACCACAGCACTGCTCTGTACCGCGACTCAACCGCTGTTACAGGGATTAAAACATCCCGATAAAGGGGAACTAAAACTCAACCCCGCTAACGAATTAGCGGGTGATGTTGGTCAGCTCTTTGATGATCTGGAACGAATTGAGTTTATCGATCAACGACGAATGGGGGGCTGGCAGGCCGATGAGATTGCACAATTGGCGCAACAGCAACTGAGAGAACAAGGCAGTACTTTGGTAATTGTGAATACCAAGGGCTGGGCTAAAACGATCTATCAGCTCTGTTGTGATGGGGTTGACCAAGAGAGCATCTACCACCTCTCTACCCATCAGTGTGCCGCACACCGTAAGGTTATCTTGACGACGATTAAACAGCGGTTAGCCGATAAACTACCGGTACTGCTTATTAGCACGCAGCTCATAGAGGCCGGTGTCGATATTGATTTTGCCAGCGTTATCCGTTTTATGGCAGGACTCGATTCTATCGCTCAAGCGGCGGGACGCTGTAATCGTCATGGTGCCAATCCCAATCATCGCGGTCAAGTGACGATTATCAACCCCGCAGAGGAGCCTTTAGAATGGTTAATTGATATTCGCATCGGCAAAGAGAGCGCCGATCGGGTAATGAGAGAATTTGCCGCTAACGAATGGCTGAAACCCAAAGCGATAAGTCGCTATTTTGACTACTACTTCTACCAGCGAGCCGATGAGATGAGTTATCGCGTTGATAGCGACTCATTACTTAGTTGGTTAAGCTGTAATGATAAAAATAGTGGTTATCAGGATAAACCGAAATTACAGCAATCGTTTATGAGTGCAGGTAAGGCGTTTAAGGCGATTGATGCACCGACCGAACCGCTCTTAGTGCCCTATAGTGAAGGGGAGCAGATTATTGCTGAGTTGTGCGCCGTTGCCAAAGATTTCCAACCTGCGCTTTACCGAAAACTGCTGCGATCGGCTCAGTCCTATAGTGTGAACCTCTATGCCAATGATTGGCGCAGGTTGAGCGAAGCCGGAGCAATTTATGAAATTACTGCAGGTGAGGGGGTCTACTATCTTGATTCTCGCCATTATAGTGATGAATGGGGTATTAATGATAAAGCGGTGGAGGCGATGCCATTTTTAGGTGTTTAA
- the cas5c gene encoding type I-C CRISPR-associated protein Cas5, with amino-acid sequence MQNSIQFKVSGRYALFTDPVTRVGGEKCSYHLPTYEAIKGITKSIYWKPTIIWVVDRVRVIKPLRTQTKGTKPIKYQAEGNDLAIYTFLRDVEYQVEAHFEWNEHRPELTADRNPQKHLAIAQRMVERGGRQDIFLGTRDCQGYVEPCTFGEGKGAYDEIDELGFGVQFHGFDYPDESGNPELVSRFWQAVMQKGVIHYPRPEGCTLRRHVRKMEAKPFELDENQCTVADEEEQS; translated from the coding sequence TTGCAAAATAGTATTCAATTTAAAGTGAGTGGCCGTTATGCTCTGTTTACCGATCCGGTAACACGGGTCGGTGGCGAAAAGTGCAGCTACCATCTACCCACCTACGAGGCGATAAAAGGGATCACCAAATCGATCTACTGGAAACCGACGATTATCTGGGTAGTGGATCGGGTGCGGGTGATTAAGCCGCTCCGTACCCAGACCAAAGGTACCAAACCGATTAAATATCAGGCAGAAGGTAATGATCTGGCCATCTACACCTTTTTGCGCGATGTCGAGTATCAGGTTGAAGCCCATTTTGAGTGGAATGAACACCGTCCTGAGTTAACCGCTGATCGCAATCCACAGAAACATCTGGCGATTGCTCAAAGAATGGTCGAACGGGGTGGACGGCAGGATATTTTTCTCGGCACCCGTGACTGTCAGGGCTATGTTGAGCCCTGCACATTTGGCGAGGGTAAAGGGGCCTATGACGAAATTGACGAGCTTGGCTTCGGTGTACAGTTTCACGGCTTTGATTATCCGGATGAGAGTGGCAATCCGGAGTTGGTGAGCCGATTTTGGCAAGCGGTGATGCAAAAAGGGGTAATTCATTATCCACGCCCCGAAGGGTGCACTCTGCGCCGTCATGTACGCAAGATGGAGGCGAAGCCATTTGAGCTCGATGAAAATCAGTGTACTGTTGCAGATGAGGAGGAGCAGTCATGA
- the cas8c gene encoding type I-C CRISPR-associated protein Cas8c/Csd1, with product MSWMAKLYDTYDAAMQLDLDGDQALMPISHSIQNAHIHIVLDGDGKFIRAEVLDKLQIMLPATEASAGRTSGEAPHALADKLQYVAADYSEFGGTKKAYFSSYHDQLSAWCNSIYVHTKAQAVLSYIEQERVIADLVAQQVIHLDDNGHLLNCWEHEEEIPALFKILPKQKGETDQGAALVCWSVELSGDRQPHTWLDETLQQSWVDYQASESSDAGFCFITGENAPLATSHPAKLRHSGDSAKLISANDSSGFTYRGRFTTPQQAASVGFGATQKAHNALRWLIKRQGFRNGDQVWVSWAVSGQPIPEPAVSSWDWNLNLDALDNTTDHATESVSNDNEPTLQHSRNLGAQFAKQLNRYLAGYRAKLKPTEEVVVMGLDSATQGRMSLIYYRELLSGEFLDRVEQWHRQFAWYQRHSEELPTEGKKKPKTRTIWPIASLAPRKIAETIYGSRLDDALKKSVIERLMPCIIDQRPLPEDLLRLAVKRVSNRVGYPTDEWWRWEQDLGVACALYRGYRARHPQMNQQKEYSMALEEENHSRDYLYGRLLAIAERIEEVALSVGGENRTTMAARLMQRFADRPYTTWRTLELSLQPYMQRLQVSRTGFLVNRKRELDQILAQFIPADFISDKALSGEFLLGYHCQRMAQKPKLTDDSSEHAESIELSNQE from the coding sequence ATGAGTTGGATGGCGAAACTTTATGATACCTATGACGCTGCCATGCAGCTCGATTTGGATGGCGATCAGGCGTTGATGCCTATTAGCCACTCCATACAGAATGCCCATATTCATATTGTGTTAGATGGTGACGGGAAATTTATCCGTGCAGAAGTACTCGATAAGTTGCAGATTATGTTACCCGCTACCGAAGCTTCAGCGGGTCGAACCAGTGGTGAAGCCCCTCATGCACTGGCCGATAAACTGCAATATGTAGCTGCTGATTACAGTGAATTTGGTGGAACTAAAAAAGCTTATTTTTCTAGCTATCATGACCAGTTATCAGCATGGTGTAACTCAATCTACGTCCATACTAAAGCACAAGCGGTTTTAAGCTATATCGAACAGGAGCGGGTAATAGCCGATTTAGTGGCGCAACAGGTAATTCATCTGGATGATAACGGTCATTTACTAAACTGCTGGGAGCATGAGGAGGAGATTCCTGCTCTGTTTAAAATATTACCTAAACAGAAAGGCGAAACCGATCAAGGTGCAGCACTGGTCTGTTGGAGTGTTGAACTCTCCGGTGATCGGCAGCCTCATACATGGCTCGATGAGACTCTGCAACAGAGCTGGGTCGATTATCAGGCGAGTGAAAGTTCTGATGCCGGGTTCTGTTTTATTACCGGAGAGAATGCACCGCTGGCAACTTCGCACCCTGCTAAACTGCGCCATTCCGGCGATAGCGCAAAGTTAATTTCAGCCAATGATAGCAGCGGTTTTACCTATCGTGGTCGTTTTACTACTCCGCAGCAGGCTGCTTCGGTTGGTTTTGGTGCTACGCAAAAAGCCCACAATGCCCTGCGCTGGCTAATCAAACGGCAGGGATTTCGTAACGGCGATCAGGTTTGGGTCAGTTGGGCGGTATCGGGTCAACCGATCCCGGAGCCGGCAGTCAGCAGTTGGGATTGGAATCTAAATCTTGATGCGCTGGATAATACAACCGATCATGCAACGGAATCGGTTAGCAATGACAACGAACCCACGCTACAACACAGTCGTAATTTAGGCGCACAGTTTGCCAAACAGTTGAACCGTTATCTGGCAGGGTATCGTGCCAAACTGAAGCCGACGGAGGAGGTCGTGGTAATGGGGCTTGACTCGGCTACGCAGGGACGAATGAGTCTAATCTACTACCGCGAACTACTGTCGGGGGAGTTCTTAGATCGGGTTGAGCAGTGGCACCGCCAGTTTGCTTGGTATCAGCGCCATAGCGAAGAGCTACCCACCGAGGGTAAAAAGAAGCCGAAAACGCGCACTATCTGGCCGATTGCCTCACTCGCACCACGAAAAATTGCTGAAACGATTTACGGCAGTCGTCTCGATGATGCGCTGAAAAAGAGCGTGATTGAGCGGCTGATGCCCTGCATTATTGATCAACGCCCGCTACCTGAAGATTTACTGCGATTAGCGGTAAAGCGGGTCAGTAATCGGGTCGGTTATCCCACTGACGAGTGGTGGCGTTGGGAACAGGATTTAGGCGTAGCCTGCGCCCTCTATCGCGGCTATCGTGCCCGTCATCCTCAAATGAATCAACAAAAGGAGTACTCTATGGCTTTAGAAGAAGAGAACCACAGTCGTGACTATCTCTACGGTCGTCTGCTGGCGATTGCCGAACGCATTGAGGAGGTCGCGCTCAGTGTTGGCGGTGAGAATCGTACTACCATGGCGGCGCGACTGATGCAGCGCTTTGCCGATCGTCCCTATACCACCTGGCGCACGCTGGAGCTGTCGTTACAGCCCTATATGCAGCGGCTCCAAGTATCCCGAACCGGCTTTTTAGTCAATCGTAAACGAGAGCTGGATCAGATTTTGGCACAATTTATCCCGGCCGACTTTATCAGCGATAAGGCACTCAGTGGTGAGTTTCTGCTCGGCTACCATTGTCAGCGCATGGCGCAAAAACCCAAATTAACGGACGATAGCAGTGAACATGCTGAATCCATCGAACTATCGAATCAGGAGTAA
- the cas7c gene encoding type I-C CRISPR-associated protein Cas7/Csd2 — MSLNHKIDFAIIFSVNHANPNGDPLNGNRPRTDYDGYGEVTDVCLKRKLRDRLLADGESIFVQSDEKKIDGMTSLKNRAESAEFGLGKDAFNAKKTTPNEAAKLACEKWLDVRSFGQLFAFKSESKDGVSIPIRGPVTIQSAFSVEPVSITSTQITKSVSGEGDGTKRSSDTMGMKHRVDRAVYVTYGAMSPQLAERTGFSDADAELLKAALPRLFEGDASSARPEGSMVIEKVIWWQHNCKSGQYSSAKVHRSLQVNADGSYTLESLTDLQPEEINGF, encoded by the coding sequence ATGAGTCTGAACCATAAAATTGATTTTGCCATTATCTTTAGCGTCAACCATGCCAATCCCAATGGCGATCCGCTCAATGGCAACCGTCCCCGTACCGATTATGATGGCTACGGCGAAGTGACTGATGTCTGCCTTAAGCGTAAACTACGCGATCGACTGTTGGCTGATGGCGAGTCTATTTTTGTACAGTCGGATGAGAAGAAGATTGATGGCATGACTAGTCTGAAAAATCGTGCTGAATCAGCTGAGTTTGGGCTAGGTAAAGATGCCTTTAACGCTAAAAAAACCACACCGAATGAAGCGGCTAAATTGGCGTGTGAGAAGTGGCTCGATGTCCGCAGTTTTGGCCAATTATTTGCTTTTAAAAGTGAGAGTAAAGATGGGGTATCGATTCCGATTCGGGGGCCGGTCACAATACAGTCTGCTTTTAGTGTTGAACCGGTGAGCATTACCAGTACTCAAATCACCAAAAGCGTCAGCGGTGAGGGTGATGGTACTAAACGCAGCAGTGATACGATGGGTATGAAACACCGTGTTGATAGAGCAGTCTATGTAACCTATGGTGCGATGAGCCCGCAGTTAGCCGAACGCACCGGTTTTAGCGATGCGGATGCTGAACTGTTAAAAGCGGCTTTACCGCGTCTGTTTGAAGGCGACGCCTCCTCAGCCAGACCTGAGGGAAGTATGGTGATCGAAAAGGTGATTTGGTGGCAACACAACTGTAAAAGTGGCCAATATTCCTCAGCGAAAGTGCACCGTAGTCTGCAAGTTAATGCCGACGGGAGTTATACTTTGGAATCACTGACCGATTTGCAGCCTGAAGAGATTAATGGGTTTTAG
- a CDS encoding Txe/YoeB family addiction module toxin — MYRLLLMKQAQKDAKKLASSGLKAITNRLLGLIAENPYGYPPGYEYLKGDLAGLISRRINRQHRLVYEVIESEKIIKVYRMWTHYE, encoded by the coding sequence ATGTACCGGCTGTTATTGATGAAACAAGCCCAGAAGGATGCTAAAAAACTCGCCTCATCCGGGTTAAAAGCGATTACGAATCGGCTATTGGGTTTGATTGCAGAAAACCCATACGGCTATCCACCTGGCTATGAGTACCTGAAGGGGGATTTGGCGGGGCTGATTAGTCGTAGGATTAATCGACAACATCGGTTGGTATATGAGGTGATTGAATCTGAAAAGATCATCAAAGTTTATCGAATGTGGACACACTACGAGTAG
- the cas4 gene encoding CRISPR-associated protein Cas4 — protein MAYYSEDELLQLSGLQHLAFCSRQWALIHIEQQWQENRYTAEGQILHQRADSGSHEKRGDTITVRSLRLQSLRLGLSGIADVVEFHRVTSGGCPLPHHRGLWQPYPVEYKRGRKKREDWDEVQLCAQALCLEEMLQVSLGEGSLYYGQTHRRVKVTFTEALRQRVEALAAQMQQLWQQQQTPAAQPDAKCEHCSLYDRCLPDGVAGRSAKSYLQQLWEADD, from the coding sequence ATGGCCTATTACTCTGAGGATGAACTGCTGCAACTCTCTGGTTTGCAACACCTGGCCTTCTGCTCACGCCAGTGGGCACTGATTCATATTGAGCAACAGTGGCAGGAGAATCGTTATACCGCTGAGGGGCAGATTCTGCACCAACGCGCCGACAGTGGAAGTCATGAAAAACGCGGTGATACGATTACGGTACGCTCGTTACGATTACAGTCGTTGCGGTTAGGACTATCCGGCATTGCCGATGTAGTTGAATTCCACCGGGTAACCAGCGGGGGTTGTCCATTGCCACACCATCGTGGCTTGTGGCAACCCTATCCGGTCGAATACAAACGGGGTCGTAAAAAGCGGGAAGATTGGGATGAGGTGCAGCTCTGCGCTCAGGCGCTCTGTCTGGAAGAGATGCTGCAAGTGTCGCTTGGGGAGGGTTCACTCTATTATGGCCAAACCCATCGACGGGTTAAAGTTACCTTCACCGAAGCGTTACGCCAACGAGTGGAGGCGTTAGCCGCACAGATGCAGCAGTTGTGGCAACAGCAGCAGACTCCGGCAGCGCAGCCGGATGCGAAGTGCGAACACTGCTCGCTCTACGATCGTTGTCTGCCAGATGGTGTTGCAGGGCGCAGTGCAAAAAGTTACCTGCAACAGCTATGGGAGGCAGACGATTGA
- the cas1c gene encoding type I-C CRISPR-associated endonuclease Cas1: protein MKKLLNTLYITTQGAFIAKEGETLLIRVEKETKLRLPIHTLGAVVCFGQVSASPAAMAFCAEHDILLAFYTEQGKFQARVQGAVSGNVLLRRQQYRWADSETQSATIARAIISGKIANSRTVIGRALRDHPDHAEKQALEQSHLHFKSLLRTIGRDDSLSLDSLRGIEGEAAKRYFAVFDVLIYGDKQHFFFKGRSKRPPLDNVNALLSFVYTLLAHDITAALEGVGLDPAVGYLHRDRPGRAGLALDLMEELRAYLADRLVLSLINRKQVKGSGFNQSESGAVVMDEATRKTVLVAWQERKRETITHPFLDEKVEIGLLPHIQAMLFARYVRGDLDGYPPFIWR, encoded by the coding sequence TTGAAAAAATTACTCAATACGCTCTATATCACCACACAGGGTGCTTTCATTGCCAAAGAGGGCGAAACCCTGCTGATACGGGTCGAAAAAGAGACCAAATTGCGCCTCCCAATCCATACTCTGGGCGCTGTTGTCTGTTTTGGTCAGGTATCGGCCAGTCCGGCAGCAATGGCCTTTTGTGCTGAACACGATATTCTGCTGGCATTTTACACCGAACAGGGTAAATTTCAGGCACGAGTGCAGGGCGCGGTGAGTGGTAATGTGTTATTACGACGACAGCAGTATCGTTGGGCGGATAGTGAAACACAGTCAGCAACCATTGCCCGTGCAATAATTAGTGGAAAAATCGCCAACAGCCGCACCGTCATTGGTCGGGCACTGCGTGATCATCCGGATCATGCAGAAAAACAGGCCTTAGAGCAGAGCCATCTACACTTTAAGTCGCTGCTGCGAACCATTGGGCGTGATGATTCGCTCTCGCTCGATAGCTTGCGTGGTATAGAGGGCGAGGCGGCAAAGCGCTATTTTGCCGTTTTTGATGTGTTGATTTATGGCGATAAACAGCACTTTTTCTTTAAGGGGCGTAGCAAACGGCCACCGCTGGATAATGTGAATGCGCTGTTGTCGTTTGTCTATACCCTGTTAGCTCACGATATCACCGCAGCATTGGAGGGCGTCGGTCTCGATCCTGCGGTGGGCTATCTGCATCGGGATCGCCCCGGGCGTGCCGGCTTGGCGCTGGATCTAATGGAGGAGTTACGCGCCTATTTGGCGGATCGGTTGGTTTTATCACTTATTAATCGCAAACAGGTAAAGGGGAGTGGTTTTAATCAAAGTGAATCGGGGGCAGTGGTGATGGATGAGGCGACACGAAAAACGGTGCTGGTCGCGTGGCAAGAGCGAAAGCGTGAGACCATTACCCACCCGTTTCTGGATGAGAAGGTCGAAATTGGCCTGCTGCCGCATATTCAGGCGATGCTATTTGCCCGTTATGTTCGGGGGGATCTGGATGGTTATCCACCTTTTATCTGGCGTTAG
- the cas2 gene encoding CRISPR-associated endonuclease Cas2, producing MLVLVTYDVKTEDAAGAKRLRRVAKVCKDVGQRVQYSVFECWVDPAQWAMLRQRLIDTIDEDQDSLRFYFLGSNWKKRIEHIGAKPAYDPEGVLLV from the coding sequence ATGTTGGTATTAGTGACCTATGATGTCAAAACAGAAGATGCAGCCGGGGCAAAACGGTTGCGGCGAGTCGCTAAGGTTTGTAAAGATGTGGGGCAGCGGGTGCAATATTCTGTGTTTGAGTGCTGGGTCGATCCGGCGCAGTGGGCGATGTTGCGACAGCGTTTAATTGATACCATTGATGAAGATCAGGATAGTTTGCGTTTTTACTTTTTAGGTTCTAACTGGAAAAAGCGTATTGAGCATATTGGCGCTAAACCGGCGTATGATCCGGAAGGGGTGTTACTGGTGTAA